CACGATGAGTGGGACAGTAAAATTAATTATCGATATTGTAAAATCAATATTTGTAATTGAACTTGTAGGTGCGATGTTATTAGCTTTTTACTTTTATAGAGATAATCCAGATTTAAAGTATGCAATAATGCAAGGTGTTTTTGTCTCCATTTCTGCAACGACAAATGGTGGATTAGATATTACAGGTAAATCATTAATACCATATGCGCATGACTACTTTGTGCAAGGTATTGTAATCTTTTTAATCATATTAGGATCTATCGGTTTTCCGGTATTATTAGAAGTAAAAGCTTATATACAAAATAGAGTTACGAATTTTAGGTTTTCATTATTTACTAAAATTACGACATCCACATATTTTTTCTTATTTATAATAGGTGTTTTAGCCATATTATTATTTGAACATAATCATGCATTTAAAGGTTTGAGTTGGCATCAATCACTATTCTATTCGCTGTTTCAATCGGCGACAACGAGAAGTGCTGGTTTACAAACGATTGATGTAACTACTCTAAGTGATCCTACAAACATCATTATGGGCATTTTAATGTTTATAGGTTCTTCACCAAGTTCAGTTGGTGGTGGTATACGTACCACGACGTTTGCGATTTTAATTTTATTTTTAATTAACTTTAGTAATAATGCTGATAAAACATCAATTAAAGTTTTCAATAGAGAAGTACACATTATGGATATTCAACGTTCATTTGCAGTGTTTACTATGGCAACAATTTTAACATTTTTAGGTATGCTAATTATTTCAGCTACTGAAAATGGTAAGTTAACATTTTTACAAGTGTTTTTTGAAGTCATGTCTGCATTTGGAACTTGTGGGCTTTCACTTGGTGTCACGAGTGATATCAGTGACGTTTCAAAGGTTGTTCTTATGGTATTAATGTTTATCGGACGTGTCGGATTGATATCATTCATTATAATGATTGCAGGACGCAGAGAACCAGATAAATTCCATTATCCAAAAGAGCGTATACAAATAGGTTAAAATACAAGCAATTTAAGTATAGTTAATGTAAATTTTAACTTGAACTTAGATTGCTTTTTTAGTTTGTATTTTTAACTTATTATATAAGACGATTAGTATTGAACATGGTAAACTAGTAACAATGAGAGGTGTAACGAGATGGAAATGAATGAGAATATTAATATAGAAATCTTAACTACGTCAGATATGCATAGCCATTTTTTAAATGGAGATTATGGTTCAAATATTTATAGAGCAGGTACTTATGTTAACCAAGTTAGATCACAAAACCATCGTGTCATTCTGTTAGATAGTGGAGGTAGTTTAGCTGGTTCTCTAGCAGCATATTACTATGCAATTGTTGCACCTTACAAACGTCATCCTATGATTAAGTTAATGAATCGAATGCATTATGATGCAAGTGGTGTAAGTCCAAGCGAGTTTAAATTTGGGTTATCATTTTTAACACGATCAATTGCACTTGCGCGTTTTCCATGGTTATCAGCTAATATAGAATATAATGTGACTAAGGAACCTTATTTTTCAACACCTTACTGTATTAAGCATTTCGGAGATTTAAAAATAGCAATCGTAGGGGTCACTGCTGATGGTCTAATGGAAAATGAGTATTCTGAAATGGAGCAAGATGTTACTATTGAAAAAACATTATTAGCATCTAAACGTTGGATTAGATATATACATGAGATCGAGGAACCTGACTTTTTAATAGTAATTTATCATGGTGGGCTAAATAAAATTAGTAATAAAACAAAAAATAAAAAGGCAAATTCAAATGAAGCGGAAAAGTTAATGGAAGAAATTGGTGTTATAGATTTGATGATTACGGCACATCAGCATCAAACAATTGTTGGTCAAGACCATGAAACGTATTACGTTCAAGCAGGACAGGATGCAAAAGAACTTGTACACCTTTCAATTAATTTTAAAAAGCGTACAACTACTTACGAGGTTGAGAGTATTGATTCAAAAGTAATAGACTTGAATGAATATGAAGAAAATCAAGAATTATTAGATTTAACATTTTATGATAGAAAAGCTGTGGCATTTTGGTCTCAAGAAGTGATAAATAATGATGAATTAAACTTAACAGTTAATGGCTTGCAAGATTTAGTTTGTCATACGCATCCATTTTCCCAGTTGCTACACGATGCGATTCGCCTTGCATTTGATAATGACATAACATGTGTTCATGTACCTATGAACGGAGAAAAGGGGTTATTTGGACAGATTCGAAATGAAGACTTATACCATGCGTATCCTTATCCTGACAAACCGATGGATATGACGGTAATTGGTCAAAATATTAAAGATATGTTGGAATATAGTTATTCTCATCTTGATTTCGTTGATGAACAATTAAGTTTAACAATTATTGATGAAACGTTATGTACAATGTGGCAAGGGTTTAACTATGAGATTGATATGAGCCGTGATCCAGGGAACCGTGTTGTATTAGAAAATATTAATATAGAAAAGACTTATAGAATTACAATGACAGATTATTGTTATAGAAATTACAAAAATTATTTGAAAGATGCAATTGTTCATGAGTCGTATGAGGAGACGATGAGTACGTTGATTGCAGAAAAGTTAAAAGATCCAAATTATAGCATTAAATGTAAAGACAACTTTATAGTTCGAAAATAGTGAAGAGTTGCACCATAATAAAATCAAGAAATTATTAATAAAAATAAAAAACCTTTCTTAGAGAATTTCAACTAAGAAAGGTTTTTGGGTTTTAAGAATATGCATTAAAGTTGATTGGTAAACATTTAAGATCAGTCTTAAAAAAAGAAAAAGCTTAAATGGTATATACCATTTAAGCATGTAACGGAAACGGAGGGATTCGAACCCTCGCGCCGCTTTCGCGACCTACACCCTTAGCAGGGGCGCCTCTTCAGCCAACTTGAGTACGTTTCCAATGGCTCCACAGGTAGGACTCGAACCTACGACCGATCGGTTAACAGCCGATAGCTCTACCACTGAGCTACTGTGGATTAATTTGTATGTGTTTGAATATCAAGCACAAATATTATTATAACAAGATTAAGTTAATTTGCAATAGATACCTCAAAAAAATATGCAGAACATTTACACTATATTTATAAAACATTCCGCATATTTTAAAAATAAACAATTTATTTATCTTCGAATAGGGAATAGCGTGTCAATGCTTCAAATACGTTTAATGTGGCTTTATTATAATCTATAGGTTGATCGGGATTTTTAGAAACCATGCGAGATTGTTTATCTACCATATAGTAGTAAAAAATGGAATTGTTATATTGGTGCCATAAACTGTGGTATGAAACATGAAGAATAATTGATTCGTTATTAATAAAAGTTACTTTACATTTACGATTTTTTAATTCCTTAATATTTTCTATATAATGCATATTTAACCAAATATTTTCATTTTGTCTGTCAGAATGTGTTGGGAAAAAATAAGTTGGAAATAATGGTGTTAGTAAAATAGGTGGTTTACTTGAAATGCCAGTGATGCGGTTTGTTTCTGCTTTCTTGCCTAGGTAAGTATTACCATAAAATTTGCAAGAGCGTTCAATGATTTTCTGGACTTTAAATGGATTTTGTATACGCGTTTTATCGAACCGGATAATTTCGCTACCATTTCTTTGATCATCATCATCAAATGCTGGTCGAATAACCATGTCTCCTTTACGTATTACATAAATATTTTGAGAATACATAAGCAAAACCTCGCTTTATTAAGTTTTAAACCATTAATATAAAATACAATTAATGATATAAAGATATTTTATAATAAAATTACGAGTTGTCAAGTTATTATTTTGGTGAAAATGTACAATAATTTTTGACTAATAGTCAGAATATTCATTGATTTCAAAATTAGAAAAATGTATACTTATTATAAATTAAAGAAAGGTAGTGATTTCTATGAAATACAATACTAATGTTAAACATACAACTTTAGAAGCATTTGTCACAACCGTCAATGATTTGGGTATTGAATTAATTATCAATGAAGCACTCCGAGAGGTAAGAAAACGACAGCTCATAGAATTTATAGATGATGCACTCGTCAATAAAGATGAAGCAGCATTTAATCAATATACGACAGAA
This is a stretch of genomic DNA from Staphylococcus roterodami. It encodes these proteins:
- a CDS encoding TrkH family potassium uptake protein, whose translation is MSIFSQFIKRSSPQQGIVLYYIVAIIVAFLLLNLPYVHKPGVEVNPIDTLFVAVSGISVTGLSPISIVDTYSTFGQLIILVILNIGGIGVMAIGTMLWVVLGKHIGIRERQLIMLDNNKNTMSGTVKLIIDIVKSIFVIELVGAMLLAFYFYRDNPDLKYAIMQGVFVSISATTNGGLDITGKSLIPYAHDYFVQGIVIFLIILGSIGFPVLLEVKAYIQNRVTNFRFSLFTKITTSTYFFLFIIGVLAILLFEHNHAFKGLSWHQSLFYSLFQSATTRSAGLQTIDVTTLSDPTNIIMGILMFIGSSPSSVGGGIRTTTFAILILFLINFSNNADKTSIKVFNREVHIMDIQRSFAVFTMATILTFLGMLIISATENGKLTFLQVFFEVMSAFGTCGLSLGVTSDISDVSKVVLMVLMFIGRVGLISFIIMIAGRREPDKFHYPKERIQIG
- a CDS encoding bifunctional metallophosphatase/5'-nucleotidase; amino-acid sequence: MEMNENINIEILTTSDMHSHFLNGDYGSNIYRAGTYVNQVRSQNHRVILLDSGGSLAGSLAAYYYAIVAPYKRHPMIKLMNRMHYDASGVSPSEFKFGLSFLTRSIALARFPWLSANIEYNVTKEPYFSTPYCIKHFGDLKIAIVGVTADGLMENEYSEMEQDVTIEKTLLASKRWIRYIHEIEEPDFLIVIYHGGLNKISNKTKNKKANSNEAEKLMEEIGVIDLMITAHQHQTIVGQDHETYYVQAGQDAKELVHLSINFKKRTTTYEVESIDSKVIDLNEYEENQELLDLTFYDRKAVAFWSQEVINNDELNLTVNGLQDLVCHTHPFSQLLHDAIRLAFDNDITCVHVPMNGEKGLFGQIRNEDLYHAYPYPDKPMDMTVIGQNIKDMLEYSYSHLDFVDEQLSLTIIDETLCTMWQGFNYEIDMSRDPGNRVVLENINIEKTYRITMTDYCYRNYKNYLKDAIVHESYEETMSTLIAEKLKDPNYSIKCKDNFIVRK
- a CDS encoding competence protein ComK — its product is MYSQNIYVIRKGDMVIRPAFDDDDQRNGSEIIRFDKTRIQNPFKVQKIIERSCKFYGNTYLGKKAETNRITGISSKPPILLTPLFPTYFFPTHSDRQNENIWLNMHYIENIKELKNRKCKVTFINNESIILHVSYHSLWHQYNNSIFYYYMVDKQSRMVSKNPDQPIDYNKATLNVFEALTRYSLFEDK
- a CDS encoding IDEAL domain-containing protein, with the translated sequence MKYNTNVKHTTLEAFVTTVNDLGIELIINEALREVRKRQLIEFIDDALVNKDEAAFNQYTTEYKNLEAFLGE